One window of the Salmo trutta chromosome 35, fSalTru1.1, whole genome shotgun sequence genome contains the following:
- the LOC115174999 gene encoding NACHT, LRR and PYD domains-containing protein 12 isoform X1 produces MDSKEHFKEASPAKRPDLSITTQGTSFQSTNTAQDGSNVISPTISGSQIRDINYYISVGSTGGDEETSHSEDIHVEDCHQKLKDYLKINSKISTIQEGLAQHGNSKLLNDIYTAVYITEGESGEVNNEHEVRPFEKTALQETPILSNDIFRSIVGKDKPIRTVLTKGIAGIGKSVSLQKFVLDWVEGKANQDIKFIFPLPFRDLNLMRENKSLMDILHPFLQTKEAGILNKNEHKVLFIFDGLDECRLPLDFQNNKILSDITESTSLHVLLTNLIKGNLLPSARIWITSQSAAANRIPPEFVDRVTEVRGFNDPQKEEFFRRRFSDQKLANRIIKHIKSVRSLHIMCHIPLFCWILATVLERMNKTERGEIPKTLTQMYTHFLNIQRMLRKRKYPGENERDPLCYKASIMSLGKLAYQQLEKGHRTFFEEDLTECGIDVREGSIFSRVCSEMFNTEFGLYESKTYQFVHLSIQEFLAAVYVFISFKTSNENPMLEEQHCSKGKDIYLSAVDKALQRENGHLDLFLRFLLGLSLKSNQDILQGLLIEKTGSSQTNEETAMYIKMKIKEKPSPECCINLFHCLNELNDHSLQEEIQSYIRSGSSLFARLSSAQWSALVFVLLTSTDELEVFDLKKYIRSDECLLRLLPVVKASRTALLNGCKLTWRCCEALASALSSKSSSLRQLDLGNNDLQDSGVKKLCAGLGNPLNKLDTLKLSQCNITEEGCASLASALRLNPSHPRELDLSGNNPGDSGVKMLSTVFKDPQCKLQKLRMSGCGVSEEGCSSLASALTSNPSHLRELDLSRNGPGGSGVEKLAAVLVDTHCKLETLRLSNCSITEEGCASLASAVTSNPSHLRELDLSGNNLGDSELERLTVVLKNPQCKLEKLLLKKCTFTVEGCAALALALALRPSPSPLRELDLSENQPGNLGVKLLSSVLEDKRCTLETLRLNDCNLTEKCCEALASALSSSTSSLRELDLGKNKLHDVGVKLFSVGLGNTYCNLATLRLSDCGVTANGISFLSTALKTNPSFLRELDMSGNSLGDLGVNLLSAVLENLHCNLETLHLKDCNLTEICCGGLASALSSKCCSLRELDLSGNELKNSGMELLCVGLGSPHCKVKTLRLSRCRVTDGGCSSLASALLSNPSHLREINLDNNNPGYSGLRLLSAVMEDPNFKLETLSAWPYPVGREK; encoded by the exons ATGAAGAGACTTCTCATTCTGAAG ATATACATGTTGAAGACTGCCATCAAAAACTAAAAGACTATCTGAAGATTAACAGTAAAATCAGTACTATTCAGGAGGGTTTAGCTCAGCATGGAAACTCCAAACTGCTTAATGACATCTACACAGCGGTTTATATAACAGAGGGGGAAAgtggagaggtcaataatgagcACGAGGTAAGACCGTTTGAAAAAACAGCTTTACAAGAAACTCCTATCCTATCCAACGACATCTTCAGATCCATAGTTGGGAAAGACAAacctatcagaactgtgctgacaaaaggAATCGCTGGCATCGGAAAGTCGGTCTCTTTGCAAAAGTTTGTTTTGGACTGGgttgaaggaaaagcaaatcaggatatAAAATTCATCTTTCCACTTCCTTTTCGCGATCTAAATTTGATGAGGGAGAATAAAAGTTTGATGGACATTCTTCATCCTTTTCTTCAGACAAAAGAAGCAGGAATCCTCAACAAGAATGAACACAAAGTGTTATTTATCTTCGATGGTCTAGATGAGTGTCGACTTCCTCTAGACTTCCAGAACAACAAGATCTTGAGTGACATCACAGAGTCAACTTCATTGCATGTGCTGCTGACAAACCTCATAAAGGGGAATCTGCTCCCATCTGCTCGCATCTGGATAACCTCCCAATCAGCCGCAGCCAATCGCATCCCCCCTGAGTTTGTTGACAgagtgacagaggtacgagggttcaatgacccacagaaggaagAGTTTTTCAGAAGGAGATTCAGTGATCAGAAACTGGCCAACAGAATCATCAAACACATTAAGTCAGTacggagcctccacatcatgtgtcACATACCTTTGTTCTGCTGGATTTTAGCCACTGTCCTGGAGAGAATGAACAAAACAGAGCGTGGAGAGATCCCCAAAACCCTGACTCAAATGTACACGCACTTCCTGAACATCCAGAGAATGCTAAGGAAACGAAAGTACCCTGGAGAAAATGAGCGAGATCCACTCTGCTATAAAGCGAGCATcatgtcactgggaaaactggcctATCAGCAACTGGAAAAAGGCCATCGGACCTTCTTTGAAGAGGATCTGACAGAGTGTGGCATTGATGTCAGAGAGGGGTCCATCTTTTCAAGGGTTTGTTCAGAGATGTTCAATACAGAGTTTGGATTGTACGAGAGCAAGACGTACCAATTTGTGCATCTGAGCATCCAGGAGTTTCTTGCTGCTGTGTATGTTTTCATCTCATTCAAAACCAGCAATGAAAATCCAATGCTAGAAGAACAACACTGCTCCAAAGGCAAAGACATCTACTTAAGTGCAGTAGATAAGGCCCTTCAAAGAGAGAATGGGCACCTAgaccttttcctccgcttccttctcgGCCTCTCGCTGAAGAGCAATCAAGATATCTTACAAGGTCTACTGATAGAAAAAACAGGCAGCTCACAGACCAATGAGGAAACAGCCATGTATATCAAGATGAAGATCAAGGAGAAGCCCTCTCCAGAGTgttgcatcaatctgttccactgtctgaatgagcTGAATGACCATTCCTTACAGGAGGAAATCCAAAGCTACATAAGGTCTGGAAGTTCCTTGTTTGCCAGACTCTCATCTGCACAGTGGTCCGcgctggtctttgtgttgctgacttccaCGGACGAGCTGGaggtgtttgacctgaagaaatacatCAGATCGGATGAGTGTCTTCTGAGgttgctgccagtggtcaaagcttCTAGAACCGCTCT ACTCAATGGATGTAAACTTACCTGGAGATGCTGTGAAGCACTGGCCTCAGCTCTCAGCTCAAAGTCCTCTAGTCTGAGACAGCTGGACCTAGGAAACAATGACCTGCAAGACTCAGGAGTGAAAAAACTCTGTGCTGGACTGGGAAATCCACTCAATAAACTAGACACACTGAA GCTGTCTCAGTGTAAtatcacagaggaaggctgtgcttctctggcttCAGCACTGAGATTAAACCCATCACACCCAAGAGAACTGGACCTGAGTGGAAATAACCCAGGAGACTCAGGTGTAAAAATGCTCTCTACTGTATTCAAAGATCCACAATGTAAACTGCAGAAACTGAG gatgtcaggctgtggagtctcaGAAGAAGGCTGTTCATCTCTGGCTTCAGCCCTGACGTcgaacccctcacacctgagagagctggatctaaGCAGGAATGGCCCTGGAGGCTCAGGAGTGGAGAAGCTCGCTGCAGTACTGGTGGATACACACTGTAAACTTGAGACGCTGAG GCTGTCAAACTGTAGTATCACAGaagaaggctgtgcttctctggcttCAGCTGTGACGTCAAACCCCtctcacctgagagagctggacctgagcggGAACAACTTAGGAGACTCAGAATTAGAACGGCTGACAGTTGTTTTGAAGAATCCACAGTGCAAACTTGAGAAACTGTT GCTTAAAAAATGCacattcacagtagaaggctgTGCTGCTCTGGCTCTGGCTTTAGCCCTGAGGCCAAGCCCATCGcccctgagagagctggacctaaGTGAGAACCAACCTGGTAACTTAGGAGTAAAACTACTCTCTTCTGTACTGGAGGATAAACGCTGTACACTGGAAACACTGAG GTTGAATGATTGCAACCTCACTGAGAAATGCTGTGAAGCGCTGGCTTCAGCTCTCAGCTCCAGCACTTCAAGTTTGAGAGAGCTAGACCTGGGGAAAAACAAACTCCACGATGTGGGGGTGAAGCTGTTCTCTGTTGGACTGGGGAATACCTACTGTAATCTGGCAACACTGAG gctgtcagATTGTGGCGTCACAGCGAACGGGATTTCCTTCTTGTCTACAGCACTCAAGACAAATCCCTCattcctgagagagctggacatgAGTGGGAATAGTCTAGGAGATTTAGGAGTAAACctgctctctgctgtactggAGAATCTACATTGTAATCTGGAGACATTGCA CTTGAAGGACTGCAATCTCACTGAGATATGTTGTGGTGGCCTGGCCTCAGCTCTCAGCTCAAAGTGCTGTagtctgagagagctggacctgagtggCAACGAGCTGAAGAATTCAGGGATGGAACTGCTCTGTGTTGGATTGGGGAGTCCTCACTGTAAAGTGAAGACACTCAG ACTGTCACGCTGTAGAGTCACAGATGGGGGATGTTCTTCTCTGGCTTCAGCTCTGTTGTCCAACCCGTCACACCTGAGAGAAATTAATCTAGACAACAATAACCCTGGGTACTCTGGATTGAGACTGCTCTCTGCCGTAATGGAGGACCCGAACTTTAAGCTGGAGACACTGAG TGCATGGCCTTATCCTGTGGGGAGAGAGAAATGA
- the LOC115174999 gene encoding NACHT, LRR and PYD domains-containing protein 12 isoform X2 produces MDSKEHFKEASPAKRPDLSITTQGTSFQSTNTAQDGSNVISPTISGSQIRDINYYISVGSTGGETSHSEDIHVEDCHQKLKDYLKINSKISTIQEGLAQHGNSKLLNDIYTAVYITEGESGEVNNEHEVRPFEKTALQETPILSNDIFRSIVGKDKPIRTVLTKGIAGIGKSVSLQKFVLDWVEGKANQDIKFIFPLPFRDLNLMRENKSLMDILHPFLQTKEAGILNKNEHKVLFIFDGLDECRLPLDFQNNKILSDITESTSLHVLLTNLIKGNLLPSARIWITSQSAAANRIPPEFVDRVTEVRGFNDPQKEEFFRRRFSDQKLANRIIKHIKSVRSLHIMCHIPLFCWILATVLERMNKTERGEIPKTLTQMYTHFLNIQRMLRKRKYPGENERDPLCYKASIMSLGKLAYQQLEKGHRTFFEEDLTECGIDVREGSIFSRVCSEMFNTEFGLYESKTYQFVHLSIQEFLAAVYVFISFKTSNENPMLEEQHCSKGKDIYLSAVDKALQRENGHLDLFLRFLLGLSLKSNQDILQGLLIEKTGSSQTNEETAMYIKMKIKEKPSPECCINLFHCLNELNDHSLQEEIQSYIRSGSSLFARLSSAQWSALVFVLLTSTDELEVFDLKKYIRSDECLLRLLPVVKASRTALLNGCKLTWRCCEALASALSSKSSSLRQLDLGNNDLQDSGVKKLCAGLGNPLNKLDTLKLSQCNITEEGCASLASALRLNPSHPRELDLSGNNPGDSGVKMLSTVFKDPQCKLQKLRMSGCGVSEEGCSSLASALTSNPSHLRELDLSRNGPGGSGVEKLAAVLVDTHCKLETLRLSNCSITEEGCASLASAVTSNPSHLRELDLSGNNLGDSELERLTVVLKNPQCKLEKLLLKKCTFTVEGCAALALALALRPSPSPLRELDLSENQPGNLGVKLLSSVLEDKRCTLETLRLNDCNLTEKCCEALASALSSSTSSLRELDLGKNKLHDVGVKLFSVGLGNTYCNLATLRLSDCGVTANGISFLSTALKTNPSFLRELDMSGNSLGDLGVNLLSAVLENLHCNLETLHLKDCNLTEICCGGLASALSSKCCSLRELDLSGNELKNSGMELLCVGLGSPHCKVKTLRLSRCRVTDGGCSSLASALLSNPSHLREINLDNNNPGYSGLRLLSAVMEDPNFKLETLSAWPYPVGREK; encoded by the exons AGACTTCTCATTCTGAAG ATATACATGTTGAAGACTGCCATCAAAAACTAAAAGACTATCTGAAGATTAACAGTAAAATCAGTACTATTCAGGAGGGTTTAGCTCAGCATGGAAACTCCAAACTGCTTAATGACATCTACACAGCGGTTTATATAACAGAGGGGGAAAgtggagaggtcaataatgagcACGAGGTAAGACCGTTTGAAAAAACAGCTTTACAAGAAACTCCTATCCTATCCAACGACATCTTCAGATCCATAGTTGGGAAAGACAAacctatcagaactgtgctgacaaaaggAATCGCTGGCATCGGAAAGTCGGTCTCTTTGCAAAAGTTTGTTTTGGACTGGgttgaaggaaaagcaaatcaggatatAAAATTCATCTTTCCACTTCCTTTTCGCGATCTAAATTTGATGAGGGAGAATAAAAGTTTGATGGACATTCTTCATCCTTTTCTTCAGACAAAAGAAGCAGGAATCCTCAACAAGAATGAACACAAAGTGTTATTTATCTTCGATGGTCTAGATGAGTGTCGACTTCCTCTAGACTTCCAGAACAACAAGATCTTGAGTGACATCACAGAGTCAACTTCATTGCATGTGCTGCTGACAAACCTCATAAAGGGGAATCTGCTCCCATCTGCTCGCATCTGGATAACCTCCCAATCAGCCGCAGCCAATCGCATCCCCCCTGAGTTTGTTGACAgagtgacagaggtacgagggttcaatgacccacagaaggaagAGTTTTTCAGAAGGAGATTCAGTGATCAGAAACTGGCCAACAGAATCATCAAACACATTAAGTCAGTacggagcctccacatcatgtgtcACATACCTTTGTTCTGCTGGATTTTAGCCACTGTCCTGGAGAGAATGAACAAAACAGAGCGTGGAGAGATCCCCAAAACCCTGACTCAAATGTACACGCACTTCCTGAACATCCAGAGAATGCTAAGGAAACGAAAGTACCCTGGAGAAAATGAGCGAGATCCACTCTGCTATAAAGCGAGCATcatgtcactgggaaaactggcctATCAGCAACTGGAAAAAGGCCATCGGACCTTCTTTGAAGAGGATCTGACAGAGTGTGGCATTGATGTCAGAGAGGGGTCCATCTTTTCAAGGGTTTGTTCAGAGATGTTCAATACAGAGTTTGGATTGTACGAGAGCAAGACGTACCAATTTGTGCATCTGAGCATCCAGGAGTTTCTTGCTGCTGTGTATGTTTTCATCTCATTCAAAACCAGCAATGAAAATCCAATGCTAGAAGAACAACACTGCTCCAAAGGCAAAGACATCTACTTAAGTGCAGTAGATAAGGCCCTTCAAAGAGAGAATGGGCACCTAgaccttttcctccgcttccttctcgGCCTCTCGCTGAAGAGCAATCAAGATATCTTACAAGGTCTACTGATAGAAAAAACAGGCAGCTCACAGACCAATGAGGAAACAGCCATGTATATCAAGATGAAGATCAAGGAGAAGCCCTCTCCAGAGTgttgcatcaatctgttccactgtctgaatgagcTGAATGACCATTCCTTACAGGAGGAAATCCAAAGCTACATAAGGTCTGGAAGTTCCTTGTTTGCCAGACTCTCATCTGCACAGTGGTCCGcgctggtctttgtgttgctgacttccaCGGACGAGCTGGaggtgtttgacctgaagaaatacatCAGATCGGATGAGTGTCTTCTGAGgttgctgccagtggtcaaagcttCTAGAACCGCTCT ACTCAATGGATGTAAACTTACCTGGAGATGCTGTGAAGCACTGGCCTCAGCTCTCAGCTCAAAGTCCTCTAGTCTGAGACAGCTGGACCTAGGAAACAATGACCTGCAAGACTCAGGAGTGAAAAAACTCTGTGCTGGACTGGGAAATCCACTCAATAAACTAGACACACTGAA GCTGTCTCAGTGTAAtatcacagaggaaggctgtgcttctctggcttCAGCACTGAGATTAAACCCATCACACCCAAGAGAACTGGACCTGAGTGGAAATAACCCAGGAGACTCAGGTGTAAAAATGCTCTCTACTGTATTCAAAGATCCACAATGTAAACTGCAGAAACTGAG gatgtcaggctgtggagtctcaGAAGAAGGCTGTTCATCTCTGGCTTCAGCCCTGACGTcgaacccctcacacctgagagagctggatctaaGCAGGAATGGCCCTGGAGGCTCAGGAGTGGAGAAGCTCGCTGCAGTACTGGTGGATACACACTGTAAACTTGAGACGCTGAG GCTGTCAAACTGTAGTATCACAGaagaaggctgtgcttctctggcttCAGCTGTGACGTCAAACCCCtctcacctgagagagctggacctgagcggGAACAACTTAGGAGACTCAGAATTAGAACGGCTGACAGTTGTTTTGAAGAATCCACAGTGCAAACTTGAGAAACTGTT GCTTAAAAAATGCacattcacagtagaaggctgTGCTGCTCTGGCTCTGGCTTTAGCCCTGAGGCCAAGCCCATCGcccctgagagagctggacctaaGTGAGAACCAACCTGGTAACTTAGGAGTAAAACTACTCTCTTCTGTACTGGAGGATAAACGCTGTACACTGGAAACACTGAG GTTGAATGATTGCAACCTCACTGAGAAATGCTGTGAAGCGCTGGCTTCAGCTCTCAGCTCCAGCACTTCAAGTTTGAGAGAGCTAGACCTGGGGAAAAACAAACTCCACGATGTGGGGGTGAAGCTGTTCTCTGTTGGACTGGGGAATACCTACTGTAATCTGGCAACACTGAG gctgtcagATTGTGGCGTCACAGCGAACGGGATTTCCTTCTTGTCTACAGCACTCAAGACAAATCCCTCattcctgagagagctggacatgAGTGGGAATAGTCTAGGAGATTTAGGAGTAAACctgctctctgctgtactggAGAATCTACATTGTAATCTGGAGACATTGCA CTTGAAGGACTGCAATCTCACTGAGATATGTTGTGGTGGCCTGGCCTCAGCTCTCAGCTCAAAGTGCTGTagtctgagagagctggacctgagtggCAACGAGCTGAAGAATTCAGGGATGGAACTGCTCTGTGTTGGATTGGGGAGTCCTCACTGTAAAGTGAAGACACTCAG ACTGTCACGCTGTAGAGTCACAGATGGGGGATGTTCTTCTCTGGCTTCAGCTCTGTTGTCCAACCCGTCACACCTGAGAGAAATTAATCTAGACAACAATAACCCTGGGTACTCTGGATTGAGACTGCTCTCTGCCGTAATGGAGGACCCGAACTTTAAGCTGGAGACACTGAG TGCATGGCCTTATCCTGTGGGGAGAGAGAAATGA